A region from the Pseudonocardia petroleophila genome encodes:
- a CDS encoding 4-(cytidine 5'-diphospho)-2-C-methyl-D-erythritol kinase, with translation MLSAVPPPVTVRVPAKINLHLAVGPLRDDGFHDLVTLFHAVSLFDEVSVAHGDEPGIEVFGEGVTEVPVDETNLAWRAVQLLADRAGRDPDVRLVLRKGIPVAGGMAGGSADAAATLVGLSALWKLDLTRDELSPMAAELGSDVTFALYGGTALGTGRGERIVPVLSRHPQHWVIALHRGGLSTPKVFAELDRLRAGSEPVERPVEPVLEAIAGGDPRQLALSLGNDLQAAAVSMAPELRRTLRAGVDAGALAGLVSGSGPTCAFLCSGADAAMDVATELAGLGVCRTVRVAHGPVPGARIIDNQEAAGRG, from the coding sequence GTGCTGTCCGCCGTCCCGCCCCCGGTCACCGTGCGGGTCCCTGCCAAGATCAACCTGCATCTGGCCGTGGGACCTCTGCGCGACGACGGCTTCCACGACCTGGTCACGCTCTTCCACGCGGTGAGCCTGTTCGACGAGGTGTCGGTCGCCCACGGTGACGAGCCGGGCATCGAGGTCTTCGGCGAGGGCGTGACCGAGGTGCCGGTCGACGAGACCAACCTGGCGTGGCGGGCGGTGCAGCTCCTCGCCGACCGGGCCGGGCGCGACCCGGACGTGCGGCTGGTGCTGCGCAAGGGGATCCCGGTCGCCGGCGGCATGGCCGGGGGCAGCGCCGACGCCGCCGCGACGCTGGTCGGGCTGTCGGCGCTGTGGAAGCTCGACCTCACCCGCGACGAGCTGTCCCCGATGGCCGCCGAGCTGGGCAGCGACGTCACCTTCGCGCTCTACGGCGGCACCGCGCTGGGCACCGGCCGCGGCGAGCGGATCGTGCCGGTGCTCTCGCGGCACCCGCAGCACTGGGTGATCGCCCTGCACCGGGGCGGGCTGTCGACGCCGAAGGTGTTCGCCGAGCTGGACCGGCTGCGGGCGGGGAGCGAGCCCGTCGAGCGGCCGGTGGAGCCCGTGCTGGAGGCCATCGCGGGTGGCGACCCGCGGCAGCTCGCGCTGTCGCTGGGCAACGACCTGCAGGCGGCGGCGGTCAGCATGGCCCCCGAGCTGCGGCGCACGCTGCGCGCGGGCGTCGACGCGGGGGCGCTCGCCGGGCTCGTCTCCGGATCCGGCCCCACCTGCGCGTTCCTGTGCAGCGGGGCCGACGCGGCCATGGACGTGGCCACCGAACTCGCCGGGCTCGGCGTGTGCCGCACCGTGCGCGTCGCGCACGGGCCGGTGCCGGGGGCCCGCATCATCGACAACCAGGAAGCGGCAGGACGCGGCTGA